Proteins encoded within one genomic window of Candidatus Binatus sp.:
- a CDS encoding acetyl-CoA hydrolase/transferase C-terminal domain-containing protein: MLTSLRRLVDHAVTEYGIANLKGKSILQRVDVLVSIAHPDLRSELRADARRLYKV; this comes from the coding sequence GTGCTGACGTCGCTGCGCAGGTTGGTAGATCACGCGGTGACCGAATACGGCATCGCGAATCTCAAGGGCAAATCGATTCTCCAGCGGGTCGACGTGTTGGTGTCGATCGCGCATCCAGATCTCAGATCGGAACTCCGCGCAGACGCCCGGCGCCTGTACAAGGTCTGA
- a CDS encoding DUF2141 domain-containing protein: protein MRIRIRLVAFVPLLVAVALSAPARAADAAKAGSIKVEVTGLRNDKGQLGCSLWSGPQGFPRDNSHKLRRAFAPIHGNCGACVFAGIPAGDYAVSVFHDENGNGKFDSNFIGYPLEGYGFSNNVKPQFKDPSFDETKFHYDGIGTKRMSIQMIYR from the coding sequence ATGAGAATCAGAATCCGTCTGGTCGCATTCGTACCGCTGCTCGTAGCGGTCGCATTGTCCGCCCCGGCGCGCGCCGCCGACGCGGCGAAAGCGGGCAGTATTAAGGTCGAAGTGACCGGCCTTCGAAACGACAAGGGGCAACTGGGATGCTCGCTGTGGTCAGGTCCCCAGGGATTTCCGCGCGACAATTCTCATAAACTACGCCGGGCCTTTGCGCCGATTCACGGCAATTGCGGCGCGTGCGTCTTCGCCGGAATCCCGGCCGGTGACTACGCCGTCTCGGTTTTTCACGACGAGAACGGCAACGGCAAGTTCGATTCGAATTTCATCGGCTACCCGCTCGAGGGCTACGGATTCTCAAACAACGTCAAGCCCCAGTTCAAAGATCCGTCATTCGACGAAACGAAATTTCACTATGACGGCATCGGCACGAAACGGATGTCGATCCAAATGATTTACCGATGA
- a CDS encoding DUF4236 domain-containing protein — protein sequence MGNFRFYRRVSIFPGLSVNVSKSGPSLTVGMRGAHVTLGAKGIRKTVGIPGTGIYYTSHSGYHSGAHSAHVEQPISERQQTTAHAIAQLIMLICIIGGVALAIALVGSIAGGTGS from the coding sequence ATGGGCAACTTCAGATTCTACCGCCGCGTTTCGATCTTCCCGGGTCTATCGGTCAACGTTTCGAAATCGGGTCCGAGTCTGACGGTCGGGATGCGCGGCGCGCACGTGACGCTCGGAGCCAAGGGAATTCGCAAGACGGTCGGCATCCCGGGCACCGGCATCTACTATACATCGCACAGCGGATACCATTCGGGGGCGCATTCCGCGCACGTCGAGCAGCCGATTTCGGAGCGTCAGCAGACGACCGCGCACGCGATCGCGCAGCTGATCATGTTGATCTGCATCATTGGAGGCGTGGCGCTTGCGATCGCGCTGGTCGGCTCGATCGCCGGGGGCACCGGTTCGTGA
- the tadA gene encoding tRNA adenosine(34) deaminase TadA yields MATAEYIQFMAEAIAEARRGEAEGEVPVGAIAVADGQIVGAGHNQPIKLGDPTAHAEILTIRTAASTLKTYRLTAVSVYVTLEPCVMCVGAMVNARVARVVYGARDDKAGALGSVYDIGRDGRLNHRLEVVGGVMEPECAEIMREFFRARRGGA; encoded by the coding sequence ATGGCGACCGCTGAATACATTCAGTTTATGGCCGAGGCCATTGCCGAAGCCCGTCGCGGCGAGGCGGAAGGTGAGGTTCCGGTCGGCGCGATCGCGGTTGCGGATGGGCAAATCGTCGGCGCGGGGCATAACCAGCCAATTAAGCTTGGCGATCCGACGGCGCACGCGGAAATCCTGACAATCCGCACGGCCGCATCGACGCTCAAAACGTACCGGCTGACGGCGGTGTCGGTGTACGTCACGCTCGAGCCATGCGTCATGTGCGTCGGTGCGATGGTGAACGCGCGAGTCGCGCGAGTCGTTTACGGGGCGCGCGACGACAAGGCAGGTGCGCTCGGCTCGGTGTACGATATCGGCAGGGACGGCCGGTTGAACCATCGATTGGAAGTCGTCGGCGGGGTGATGGAACCGGAGTGCGCGGAGATTATGCGTGAGTTCTTTCGCGCGCGCCGCGGTGGAGCATAA
- a CDS encoding FxLYD domain-containing protein, translating to MKKLIAIATFIAFGAASATFAGTRVEIKDSAQARAEAVMRARSDHPQTQVAPNGQLRVVVTSDMIMRSCCMPPHLVVGGKITNVSGRPIDYVRLHFAFEDRNGKVLHGESLYNHHAESLSDDAWVQKILNEKPHFDPIRPGQSDTFRFSIPCSELPRFSKVELFSNDIKQ from the coding sequence ATGAAAAAGCTAATCGCAATCGCGACTTTTATCGCCTTCGGTGCGGCCAGCGCCACGTTTGCCGGCACTCGCGTCGAGATCAAGGACAGCGCTCAGGCACGCGCGGAAGCGGTGATGCGCGCCCGCTCCGATCATCCGCAGACCCAGGTTGCCCCCAACGGCCAACTCCGGGTGGTAGTCACGAGCGACATGATTATGCGTTCGTGTTGCATGCCGCCGCACCTGGTAGTCGGCGGCAAAATCACCAACGTCAGCGGCCGGCCGATTGACTATGTCCGCCTGCACTTCGCGTTCGAGGACCGCAACGGCAAAGTCCTTCACGGCGAAAGCCTCTACAACCATCATGCCGAAAGCCTGTCTGATGATGCGTGGGTGCAGAAAATCCTGAACGAGAAGCCGCATTTCGATCCGATCCGGCCGGGTCAGAGCGACACGTTCCGATTTTCGATTCCATGCTCCGAGCTACCGAGGTTCTCGAAGGTCGAGCTGTTTTCCAACGACATCAAACAGTAG
- a CDS encoding rhodanese-like domain-containing protein, with product MPDIGAIEPTALKARLDRGDRVFILDVREPAEIAVAPFPGASHIPMGDIPSRLTELDPGRETVVVCHHGIRSAQVAMYLARMGFDRVLNLSGGIDAWSETADPTTPRY from the coding sequence ATGCCTGATATCGGCGCAATCGAACCGACGGCGCTCAAGGCCCGCCTCGACAGGGGCGATCGGGTCTTCATCCTGGACGTCCGCGAACCGGCTGAAATTGCGGTCGCGCCGTTCCCTGGCGCGAGTCACATCCCGATGGGGGACATTCCCTCGCGCCTGACCGAGCTCGATCCCGGCCGCGAGACCGTCGTCGTATGCCATCATGGAATCCGCAGCGCGCAGGTCGCGATGTACCTGGCGCGGATGGGCTTCGACCGCGTGCTCAATCTGTCAGGCGGAATCGACGCGTGGTCCGAGACGGCGGATCCGACCACCCCCCGCTATTGA
- a CDS encoding carbon-nitrogen hydrolase family protein, giving the protein MPNGNPAMTYLAAAIQMTAGPDKAANLERAERLVRAGAARGANLVALPEVFNWRGKRDGQAAAAETLDGQSLALMSRLARELGIHLVAGSITEQAAGEPRCYNTSALLGPDGGQIAVYRKIHLFDVDLPGRVTVRESDSKVGGAQVVCAATPLGTIGLSICYDLRFPELYRRLTFAGAQVIAVPSAFTFPTGEAHWEPLIRARAIENQAYVIAPAQFGPNIYGYSDYGNSMIVDPWGRVIARAADQEGVVVAPIDLEYQDRVRRELPALKHARLRANRE; this is encoded by the coding sequence ATGCCCAATGGAAATCCCGCGATGACCTACCTGGCAGCCGCAATTCAGATGACCGCCGGACCGGACAAGGCGGCAAACCTGGAGCGTGCCGAACGGCTCGTCCGCGCCGGCGCCGCTCGCGGTGCAAACCTGGTCGCGTTGCCCGAGGTCTTCAATTGGCGTGGCAAGCGTGACGGGCAGGCGGCTGCGGCAGAAACGCTCGACGGTCAATCGCTCGCGCTGATGTCGCGGCTGGCGCGCGAGCTCGGAATCCACCTCGTCGCAGGATCGATCACCGAACAGGCCGCCGGCGAGCCGCGATGCTATAACACGTCGGCGCTGCTCGGCCCCGACGGCGGCCAAATCGCCGTGTATCGCAAGATTCACCTGTTCGACGTCGATCTTCCCGGCCGCGTGACGGTGCGCGAATCGGATTCCAAGGTCGGCGGCGCGCAGGTCGTCTGCGCCGCGACTCCGCTTGGCACGATTGGACTCAGCATCTGTTACGATCTTCGCTTCCCGGAACTCTATCGGCGCCTCACTTTTGCCGGCGCGCAAGTTATCGCCGTGCCGAGCGCGTTCACCTTCCCCACCGGCGAGGCGCACTGGGAGCCGCTGATCCGCGCCCGCGCGATCGAGAACCAGGCGTACGTGATCGCGCCCGCGCAGTTCGGTCCCAATATTTACGGCTACAGCGACTACGGCAATTCAATGATCGTCGATCCATGGGGACGCGTGATCGCTCGCGCGGCGGATCAGGAAGGCGTCGTGGTGGCGCCGATCGATCTCGAGTATCAGGACCGCGTGCGGCGCGAACTGCCGGCGTTGAAACACGCGCGCCTCCGGGCCAATCGCGAGTGA
- a CDS encoding CoA transferase yields MADGPLIGFRVLDLTAVISGPFCTQLLGDLGADVIKIEPPEGDSMRRGVGPQRGGLTASFLNFNRNKRSIVIDIKKEHGRDLVRRLAVKADALVENNRPGVAERLGIGYADIRRANPKVVYCSICGFPPKGRLANFPAYDPVIQGYSGMAHIQGVKTGQPTSVKMALADKVTGMTAALAVVSALHAARARGVGQYIKVPMLEAMIAFTANDSIYGYTLLPEDEFKHLAPKSTSLDPFKTKDGWLTIAPFTEAQSKRLAEAVGHPEFWPETSDRAERGRNFMRGLAKLFPEKTTAEWLPVLEKADIPCGPVHNYETLLQDPEIIENESFSIYEHPSAGQVRAVNPGARFSETPMKMWRVPPKLGEHTDEILREAGIERSQVEELRAAKVIV; encoded by the coding sequence ATGGCTGATGGACCGCTGATTGGTTTTCGCGTTCTTGATCTGACCGCCGTCATTTCGGGACCGTTCTGTACTCAGCTGCTCGGCGACCTTGGCGCCGACGTGATCAAAATCGAACCGCCCGAAGGCGACTCGATGCGCCGGGGCGTCGGCCCACAGCGTGGCGGCCTCACCGCGTCGTTCCTGAACTTCAACCGCAACAAGCGCAGCATCGTGATCGACATCAAGAAGGAGCACGGCCGCGACCTCGTGCGCCGGCTCGCGGTAAAGGCCGATGCCCTGGTCGAGAACAATCGCCCCGGTGTCGCCGAGCGCCTCGGAATCGGCTACGCCGACATTCGTCGCGCCAATCCCAAGGTCGTCTATTGCTCGATCTGCGGCTTTCCGCCCAAGGGCCGCCTGGCGAATTTTCCCGCCTACGATCCCGTCATCCAGGGCTACTCCGGCATGGCCCACATCCAGGGCGTCAAAACCGGCCAGCCAACCTCCGTCAAGATGGCGCTGGCGGACAAAGTAACCGGGATGACTGCGGCGCTGGCCGTAGTTAGCGCGTTGCATGCCGCGCGCGCCCGTGGCGTCGGCCAGTACATCAAGGTCCCGATGCTCGAGGCGATGATCGCTTTCACGGCCAACGATTCGATCTACGGCTACACGCTGCTGCCCGAAGACGAGTTCAAGCACCTTGCGCCCAAGAGCACCTCGCTCGATCCTTTCAAAACGAAAGACGGATGGCTCACGATCGCGCCCTTCACCGAGGCGCAGTCAAAGCGGCTGGCCGAGGCAGTTGGGCATCCCGAATTCTGGCCCGAGACCTCGGATCGCGCCGAGCGCGGGCGTAATTTCATGCGCGGCCTGGCCAAGCTCTTCCCCGAAAAAACCACCGCCGAATGGCTGCCAGTGCTTGAGAAAGCCGACATCCCATGCGGCCCGGTCCACAATTACGAAACGCTCCTGCAGGATCCGGAAATCATCGAAAACGAAAGCTTCTCGATTTACGAACATCCCAGCGCAGGCCAGGTGCGCGCCGTGAATCCCGGCGCGCGATTTTCGGAAACGCCGATGAAGATGTGGCGCGTGCCGCCCAAGCTCGGCGAACATACCGACGAGATTCTGCGCGAGGCCGGAATCGAACGTAGTCAGGTCGAGGAACTTCGCGCCGCCAAAGTGATCGTCTAA
- a CDS encoding CDP-alcohol phosphatidyltransferase family protein — MAAPSHSSVRPHHDAQPAPSYGKLLNLPNFLTLCRLVSIPIFLTFLTRQRYTAALYVFIAAAVTDGLDGALARWFDSRTELGAFLDPFADKLMLVSAFVVLTIGGELPGYLLSVVLIRDIVIVVGYLMISFFTGERVPVRPSYLGKLSTVLQLGCVIAVLARAGNYWPEDFNALLIVTVAVTAASFVHYMYRGLVWLRSREPEMFA; from the coding sequence ATGGCAGCGCCTTCACATAGCAGCGTTCGTCCGCATCACGACGCGCAGCCCGCGCCCTCGTACGGCAAACTGCTGAATCTGCCCAATTTCCTGACCCTATGCCGGCTCGTTTCGATTCCGATCTTCCTGACATTTCTTACCCGCCAACGCTACACGGCGGCGCTGTATGTCTTTATCGCGGCCGCGGTGACCGACGGACTCGACGGCGCGCTCGCCAGATGGTTCGACTCGCGCACTGAATTGGGGGCGTTTCTCGATCCGTTCGCGGACAAGTTGATGCTGGTGTCGGCGTTCGTCGTTCTGACGATCGGCGGCGAATTGCCCGGCTACCTGCTGAGCGTGGTCCTGATCCGCGACATCGTGATCGTCGTCGGCTACCTGATGATTTCGTTCTTCACCGGCGAGCGGGTGCCGGTCCGGCCGAGCTATCTCGGCAAGCTGAGCACGGTTCTGCAGTTGGGGTGCGTGATCGCCGTGCTGGCGCGAGCCGGAAACTACTGGCCCGAAGATTTCAACGCGCTGCTCATCGTAACGGTCGCGGTCACCGCGGCGTCGTTCGTACACTATATGTATCGCGGTTTGGTGTGGCTGCGATCGCGCGAGCCGGAGATGTTCGCGTAG
- the hflX gene encoding GTPase HflX, giving the protein MAKSYDVAHEHHESAILVGIELGSEAGIGSEESLDELKALTESAGAEVAGVVRQRLKAPDPRTFIGKGKAAEVRELAQAKGASLAIFDDALSPAQARNLENELKIRVIDRSQLILDIFAQRAHTLEGKLQVEIAQLSYLQPRLTRQWSHLSRVRGGGAGGGGVGTRGPGETQLEVDRRRLRERLTRLKARLGEVERTRTIQRRRRLEVPYPTVALVGYTNSGKSTLMNALTDAGVEVADRPFSTLDPTIRRLKLPGKMNVMIVDTVGFIHRLPHMLIDAFKATLEEVRTATMLLHVVDASSPLAAERMTIVDEVLQEIGAGAVPRIVVMNKADLAEHPSRGNGAHDMVSISALKGEGLDDLLDAIGRHLGGSREEVSVTFPARRGDLVAMARRDGEVLSEEYCDGLVSVRARVSAPVAGRLRKAADATI; this is encoded by the coding sequence CTGGCAAAGTCCTACGACGTCGCCCACGAGCATCACGAAAGCGCCATCCTGGTCGGAATCGAACTCGGTTCCGAAGCGGGAATCGGCAGCGAAGAATCGCTCGACGAACTCAAAGCCCTGACCGAAAGCGCCGGCGCGGAAGTCGCCGGAGTCGTTCGCCAGCGGCTGAAAGCTCCTGACCCGCGCACCTTTATCGGCAAAGGCAAAGCCGCCGAAGTGCGCGAGCTGGCGCAGGCGAAGGGCGCGTCGCTGGCGATTTTCGACGACGCGCTCAGCCCTGCGCAGGCGCGCAATCTCGAAAACGAACTCAAGATCCGCGTGATCGATCGCAGCCAACTGATCCTCGATATATTCGCCCAGCGCGCGCATACGCTCGAGGGCAAGCTGCAAGTCGAGATCGCGCAGCTCAGCTACCTGCAGCCCCGGCTGACGCGGCAGTGGTCCCATCTTTCGCGCGTTCGCGGCGGCGGCGCCGGAGGCGGCGGCGTTGGCACGCGCGGACCCGGAGAAACGCAGCTCGAGGTTGACCGGCGCCGCCTGCGCGAGCGGCTCACCCGCCTGAAAGCGCGGCTGGGCGAGGTCGAGCGCACGCGCACGATTCAGCGCCGGCGCCGGCTCGAGGTTCCCTACCCGACCGTCGCGCTGGTGGGTTACACCAACTCGGGCAAATCCACGCTGATGAACGCGCTGACCGACGCCGGCGTCGAGGTTGCCGATCGTCCGTTCTCGACGCTCGATCCCACGATTCGGCGCCTGAAGCTGCCGGGCAAGATGAACGTGATGATTGTCGATACGGTAGGATTCATCCATCGCCTGCCCCATATGCTGATCGACGCGTTCAAGGCCACGCTCGAGGAAGTGCGCACCGCGACGATGCTGCTGCACGTGGTCGATGCGAGCTCGCCGCTAGCGGCGGAAAGGATGACGATCGTTGACGAAGTGCTCCAGGAAATCGGTGCGGGCGCGGTGCCGCGTATTGTCGTCATGAACAAAGCCGACCTGGCCGAACACCCGTCGCGCGGAAATGGCGCGCACGACATGGTCTCGATCTCAGCGCTGAAGGGCGAGGGTCTCGACGATTTGCTCGACGCTATTGGGCGCCATCTCGGCGGCTCGCGCGAGGAAGTATCGGTTACGTTCCCGGCCCGGCGCGGCGACCTGGTGGCAATGGCGCGACGGGATGGAGAAGTGCTAAGCGAGGAATACTGCGACGGGCTGGTTTCAGTGCGGGCCCGTGTGAGCGCGCCCGTCGCGGGGCGGTTGCGCAAGGCTGCGGACGCTACAATCTGA